Below is a window of Stygiolobus azoricus DNA.
TACAGTTGTTGATCCAGAAGAGTCCCAATCCATACCTATTACGTTATTAAATGCTTGAAACCATAAGGGATTTGACAACCTTTCTAATACTTTTTCTTCTCCCCATTCTATAATCATAACGTCTATAATCGCTTTTGATAGTCTCTTCATTATAGAGGCTAACCAAGGAGGAACTTTGCCCTCATGGAGGGGTAAATCAGCTATACCTTCTAATCTCACAATACTTTTCTAATTGCTAGAGATAAATATAAATTGATGTTGATAGCTGCAACGGCTGATCTCCATTCACCCAAATATCTAACTCAGTTCTTTGCGTCTTTCAGCAAAATTAGAGAGGCAGAGATTTCGCTATTTTTACTAGCTGGAGATCTGGCAGAACAAGGGGAATATAGACACTTTACTCCGATTTACGAAGTCCTAAAGAAGTATAAGACTGTTGCTGTTTTCGGAAATGAGGATTTTACAGACAAGAGAGAATATTATAAGAAGTTTTTTAGTGAAATAATATGGTTAGAGGAACAATCTACAACCGTAGAGATACAAGGGTTAAAAATCGTTATAGTAGGTAGTGAAGGTATCCTAGAGAAACCTACAAAATGGCAGATGCTTCACGGGGTAGATGAAAGAATTTATCAAGAGAGGAAAGAAAAGATAGAAAAATTACTTTGCGAAAGCAAAGGAGATTTGAAGATCCTCCTTACCCATTACGCACCAACTTTTCGAACAGTTTTCGGTGAAAAGAAATCAATCTACCCTAATCTTGGATATCAGATACTAGAAACAACGGAATGTCTACCAGATCTAGCTATACACGGACATGCACACTACGCCAAAGTAGTTTATGGAGAAGTGAGAAAAACTAAAGTCTACAACGTGGCATTTCCAGCAAATAAAAAAATATTATTAATAAATTTAGACTCTTTGATCAGGAGGTAGCTCTTCGTATTTCTTGAAGAATAAGTACCAAGCCTTGGCATTAGGTAGCTTCATTCTCATTTCAGCTTCGTCAAATACAGTAGGTGGAGGTACAATTACATCTTGTCCAGGTTGCCAGTTTGCCGGTAGTACGACTTTTGCCTTATAGTTTACTATTGCTGCCTTAGTTATCCTCAGTAACTCATCAATGTTTCTACCATATTCCATCGGGTATTGAGCTACAAACCTGATTATACCGTCAGGCGAAGCTAGCACTACAATCCTTATAGTCTGGCCTGATGCCTCGTCTAACGCATCTAACATTCTTGCAAACTTCTTATCAGGGTCAGCAATTACTGGGAAGGGTACTTTTACACCGTACCTCTGCTCTATATCCATTAACCACTGTATGTGTGAATAAACACTATCAACGCTTAATCCAATTAATTCTACACCTAGTTTCTTAAACTCTTCATACTTCTGAGAGAAGGCTACAAACTCAGTAGTACATACTGGCGTAAAGTCAGCGGGATGTGCAAATAAGAATAACCACTTTCCTTTGCCGAATACATCTTTATAGAAGTCTATTGGACCTTTAGTGGTTAGAACTTGTGTATCAGGGAACTTCTGATATAGTTTGACCATTTTAGAATCACTATGATCTCAAAACGTTTTGACTTTTTAAAGTATTTCTAATCAAAAGTAAAACGAAAAATCTTTTATTTTAAAAGGAGACATAATCATTTTCACAATTTTCTTCACATAGTTACGTTCTTCTTACCTTCATAAGATATAAGACCAGTCTCAGTTACGACTTTTTTAACTATTTCAGAGGCCCAATTTAACAACGGGCCCCTAATTCCTAGCCTATGAAGGAGAAACCTCCAGAATGGAGCTTTAAGACCTGCACCAGCTGCTAGTATGTGACCACCGCCACCTAGTTTTTCGGCAAACCTCCTCACGTCTATACTGTTACTTCTAAATGATATTGCCTTTCCGTTCACTGATGCGTAAACTATTGCACTGTATCGGTTCATCAAGAATTGGGAGGCATAACTAATATCCGGTGGGCCTCTCCATCTCACAGCCACTACTATGTTCTTTCCGTTGATATTCAGAACTCTGATGTATTTATGTAAGTTCTCGTAACCCTTTAACTCCTTGTCTATTTGATCGAGCAAAATCTTTTCAAATTCATCATCCCATAGAACTCCATTGTAAAACTTATTGATTAAGTACTCCTTCCACTTATAGTCTTTATTATACTCCACAACACGCCTTAATTTTTCACCCATGGGATCATCATGAAGCCAGATGTCTACTGAACAATCAGCACTAGCTAACTTTCTTGAGAACTCATCTTGCGGATTCAGATTCTTATTTACTACTCCCGCACCACATGTAGACAAATCGTGATACACTTTAACTCCTGATTCTTGTAACTTCCTCTTCCACTCCTCCTTCCACACATGGTGATCGAACCACTCTATTTCTGCTCCTTGACTTATTAATTTCTTTAAGTTCTCAATCACATTGTCTAAAGTAGATGCGTTTAAACCTATATCAGCTATCATAATTTTATAAACTCCTCTTAATTCCAAGCTCTTTAATAAATTATGAATCTTAGTAGGTTCTGTAAAAAACACTTTTTTCGGTAAAGAGTTAACAGCCCTAGCGTATATCGCAGCCGACGCAGTTCCATCAAAATCGTTATGCACGATAGCGTAATAATCCATGTCTCATCATTCGTTACTTTCTAGTAATAAATTTTATCCCTTCCGAGGTAGAAATCTTTCCTTTATACAGAAAATCTACTTGCCTTAATGAGGCATAGTAATCAAAATCTGTTAAAGCTGAAATACCATCCTTTGCTACAACCACGTTATACCACCTTAAAGCCGCGCTACCAGCCGTGTGAAGCACACAGATATTAGCTACTGTTCCGGTCATAATTACGTTCTTAATCCCCTTCACTCTCAATATGTAATCTAACGGGGTCTCGAAAAACGCGTCGTATCTGTATTTCTTTATTAGGAAATCGTCTTTCTCAGGCTTTAACTCGTCTACGATTTCAGCACCCCAAGTTCCTGCAACAGCGTGTTCTCCCCAAATTTTGAATTCCGGATCATCCTTCATATGCCAATCCTGAGTAAAAATAACGTAAGCCCCTTCACTTCTCGCTTTTTGTATCAATCTTTTAATAGCAGGAATTGTAGCTTCTGCCGTAGGTACGTATAACTTCCCTTCCTTTCTCACGAAATCGTTTTGCATATCAACTATTACCAGAGCAGTAGTAGAAGGATCTAATTCGAGTTCTTTCTCTTCGGGAATATCGGGAGTTTCTACGGTGACTTTCATAATTAAAAGTTTATCTGTTAACTTTTTAACCTTTTATAAAAGCAAATTTCACCTTTTTCCCTTTGCCTCTTTAGAAATTTTATCAGCCAACTTAAGTGCTTCAGGATAACCAAGTCTGGATAACGTGATCACGTCGACTAAATCTACCTTATTACCTATGCTAAAATAGTATTTCCCTCGTTTCACACCAACTTTTTCTCCGTTAACAACTATGTAAGTTTCTTCACCTTCTCTAACCTCTTCTCCGAACAACCTCGATTTAGCTACACCTATTGTCGGAATATTCAGTAAAACACCTATGACTGTAGCTATTCCGCTCCTTCTGGGATGGGCTAGCCCGTGACCATCAACTAGCGTTAGTTGACATTGGTCTTGGTATTTTTCGAGAGCTTTCATCATTAGTGGAGCCTCTCTCATGAATAAAAACGTAGGAATATAGGGAAAGTTTACCTCACCAGCGAAGACGTAATGCTCGTATTTATTGCCGTCAAAGTAAACTGCTACTGCATAGCCTATATTACCTTTGTATGCTATGTCTAAAGCACATATGCTTTTCACATTTTCTACTCCTAAGTGTGTTATACTTACATTCTTAGCAACTAAATTCTGAAACTTTACTAAGAAATTTAAAAGTGGGTCTTCCACTTACCCTTCGACCTTTCCACTTTTAATACAAAAAGCTCTTGCTCATAAGTTTGGACTGCACCAGGTTTATATCGCCTTACTTCATCTATAGCAGATTCTGCATCTAGGCCTTCAGATAAAACTAAGTAACTTGCTATCACAGTTCCAGTCCTTCCCATACCGCCTACGCAATGAACTAGATTGCCGTTTCCTTGTTTAAGCCAATTATAAATTCTGATAAACTGCTCCATAGTAGGAGGATGACCATCTGGTATCCTAATATGATAGTACTCAAAACCTAGTTCTTTTAAAGTTTCATAATAATAGTCTACGTTGCCCCATGCCTCTTCTATTTCCCAATCCTCGGGCAAAATTAGAACTCTTTTTACACCTCTTTGCCTCCACTCTTCTAACTCATCCCGGGTATAAGGTATAGGGGATCCGCCTATTATACCCTTTCTAACCCAATACACTCATCATCACGCTCTGCAGATCCGCTGTTCTTCATCCAATATTTATATGGTGGGCTGTCCCTATAAATCCGTCTATAAAAAATAACGAACATCGAATTTTTCAATACTCACACTAAAGCCGATTTGATTTAACATATATTCATAAATTTTGGAAAGCTCATAGTAGTTCATGTGCTAGAAGGGATTGAAATAGAAGAGGGAAAAGAAAGGGAGGACTTTGCAGGATTTAAAATAAAACCTAAGATTATTGCTTACCCAAAAAGTGAAGATGAAGTGGTAAGAATAGTTAATTACGCTAGGGATAACAAAATCCCTATTGTGACTTATGGTGCAGGGACAAGCCTTGCTGGTCACCTACAATGTGAGGGATGTATCTTAGTAGACATGAAACGTATGGACAAGATCTTAGAAATTAACGAGATAGACTGGTATGTTAGAGTCCAACCTGCAGTAAATCTCGAGAGACTCAATGTAGAACTTAACAAAAAAGGATTTTTCTTCCCACCAGACCCAGCAAGTTACTTTCTTTGCTCAGTTGGCGGGGCTACTGCTAATGCTTCAGGTGGAATGAGAGGGGTAAAATACGGAACTTTCAGAGACTGGGTATTAGCATTAAGGGTAGTTTTACCTAACGGAAAGGTTGTGAAAATTGGAGAACCCCTAAGGAAAAACAGAGGAGGATATGACCTTCTACACTTGTTCGTAGGCAGTGAAGGAACATTGGGAATAATAACCGAGATTTGGCTGAGGATAATACCTTTACCTCAAAGGAAAAGTTACACACTACTAGTTTATGTAAATGATGTAGAGGAAGCTGGGAAATTAATTTTTAACATAAGAAAGAAAGGGATCCTTCCTGAAATAGCCGAATATATTGATGACCAAGTAGTGAGAGCTCTAAATAGGCAGTTAAATGCGGGACTTGATGAGAGCGGAGGAGGTGCTTTCATCATTTCAGTTGAAGAAGACTATTTGCAAAAACTTCTAGATCTTCTAGCGGGTAAAAAATACATAATAACCGAGGGAGATGAAGCAGAGAAAATATATTCAATCAGGGCACAATCGGCAATAGCACTTAAAGCAGAAGCAAAACTAATGTATGTAGAGGACA
It encodes the following:
- a CDS encoding metallophosphoesterase family protein, with the protein product MLIAATADLHSPKYLTQFFASFSKIREAEISLFLLAGDLAEQGEYRHFTPIYEVLKKYKTVAVFGNEDFTDKREYYKKFFSEIIWLEEQSTTVEIQGLKIVIVGSEGILEKPTKWQMLHGVDERIYQERKEKIEKLLCESKGDLKILLTHYAPTFRTVFGEKKSIYPNLGYQILETTECLPDLAIHGHAHYAKVVYGEVRKTKVYNVAFPANKKILLINLDSLIRR
- a CDS encoding peroxiredoxin; this translates as MVKLYQKFPDTQVLTTKGPIDFYKDVFGKGKWLFLFAHPADFTPVCTTEFVAFSQKYEEFKKLGVELIGLSVDSVYSHIQWLMDIEQRYGVKVPFPVIADPDKKFARMLDALDEASGQTIRIVVLASPDGIIRFVAQYPMEYGRNIDELLRITKAAIVNYKAKVVLPANWQPGQDVIVPPPTVFDEAEMRMKLPNAKAWYLFFKKYEELPPDQRV
- a CDS encoding DHH family phosphoesterase; this encodes MDYYAIVHNDFDGTASAAIYARAVNSLPKKVFFTEPTKIHNLLKSLELRGVYKIMIADIGLNASTLDNVIENLKKLISQGAEIEWFDHHVWKEEWKRKLQESGVKVYHDLSTCGAGVVNKNLNPQDEFSRKLASADCSVDIWLHDDPMGEKLRRVVEYNKDYKWKEYLINKFYNGVLWDDEFEKILLDQIDKELKGYENLHKYIRVLNINGKNIVVAVRWRGPPDISYASQFLMNRYSAIVYASVNGKAISFRSNSIDVRRFAEKLGGGGHILAAGAGLKAPFWRFLLHRLGIRGPLLNWASEIVKKVVTETGLISYEGKKNVTM
- a CDS encoding cysteine hydrolase family protein; translation: MKVTVETPDIPEEKELELDPSTTALVIVDMQNDFVRKEGKLYVPTAEATIPAIKRLIQKARSEGAYVIFTQDWHMKDDPEFKIWGEHAVAGTWGAEIVDELKPEKDDFLIKKYRYDAFFETPLDYILRVKGIKNVIMTGTVANICVLHTAGSAALRWYNVVVAKDGISALTDFDYYASLRQVDFLYKGKISTSEGIKFITRK
- a CDS encoding endonuclease V yields the protein MEDPLLNFLVKFQNLVAKNVSITHLGVENVKSICALDIAYKGNIGYAVAVYFDGNKYEHYVFAGEVNFPYIPTFLFMREAPLMMKALEKYQDQCQLTLVDGHGLAHPRRSGIATVIGVLLNIPTIGVAKSRLFGEEVREGEETYIVVNGEKVGVKRGKYYFSIGNKVDLVDVITLSRLGYPEALKLADKISKEAKGKR
- a CDS encoding dual specificity protein phosphatase family protein, with protein sequence MYWVRKGIIGGSPIPYTRDELEEWRQRGVKRVLILPEDWEIEEAWGNVDYYYETLKELGFEYYHIRIPDGHPPTMEQFIRIYNWLKQGNGNLVHCVGGMGRTGTVIASYLVLSEGLDAESAIDEVRRYKPGAVQTYEQELFVLKVERSKGKWKTHF
- a CDS encoding FAD-binding oxidoreductase, giving the protein MLEGIEIEEGKEREDFAGFKIKPKIIAYPKSEDEVVRIVNYARDNKIPIVTYGAGTSLAGHLQCEGCILVDMKRMDKILEINEIDWYVRVQPAVNLERLNVELNKKGFFFPPDPASYFLCSVGGATANASGGMRGVKYGTFRDWVLALRVVLPNGKVVKIGEPLRKNRGGYDLLHLFVGSEGTLGIITEIWLRIIPLPQRKSYTLLVYVNDVEEAGKLIFNIRKKGILPEIAEYIDDQVVRALNRQLNAGLDESGGGAFIISVEEDYLQKLLDLLAGKKYIITEGDEAEKIYSIRAQSAIALKAEAKLMYVEDIVVPVSRLIDAIKRIKEIEKKYNIRMPVIAHIGDGNLHPNIILDDPVKAQEIFEEVAKIAIELGGSVSGEHGIGVQKAKVLAEQLIAHNGKEVLKIMKGIKDLIDPYHIMNPDKFVELAYKLSEKNEGSISR